The Sesamum indicum cultivar Zhongzhi No. 13 linkage group LG6, S_indicum_v1.0, whole genome shotgun sequence genomic interval aattttgttgAAGTTGGTCTGCCCACAAGCTTTAGAACTGCGTTTATTTACCTTTGCATTCAGTATTGCTGATTGTATCTCTCCGCATTCTTTCTAATCCACATCAGGCAGACGTTATAATGGCCTTAGCCGGATCAAATGGAGGTTCTTGGTCTACAACCTATAAGCCTAACTTGGCAGCTAAGCCATCCTCTGGAGAAAACCGCATGCCTAGTGGTGGTGACAATGATGCGGGCATTGCTATATTGCGGGAGTTGCATGGGAGACCGTCCGACAAAGGGGAGACACACCGAGGTTTCAGCTCTGGTGATTGAGGACCTGAGGTTCTCAACTACTAGCCGCTCATCATGGAGGCCTGATTTCCAGAATCGTGCATTCAAGTTTCTTGCAACGATTTTCTCGATATGCTGCGAGTGCAAGAGTAAGAGTACTTCAAGCAGCCAAACTCGGTGCCGGAGGAATGTTGATTCAGTATAGGTTTGAGCTTAAACTTGGGGCCGTAGAGccaacaaatttttatttatgtcctCACTCTACCAACCCattgaagaaattaagttATTCCCATCTCcacccaaaaattaaaaaatttggtaaAGATTTAAAGACTTAACAAAGGCTACAgataatatcttatttaaatatcactaagttttaatttaattaaaaacataggATAGGTCCTGTCATTTTATTTACATGcattataaatcaacaataatTGGCGCATAACACTTAATTTAATGAGAATTGGGTAAATTCTTACCGTGTGTGTTTGCGGGACCATTTTATGCTATTTTCACTAATTTATTTAGCTATATAGTACTTAATAACTTGTgcaattatatactaataataatgatgatgatgatggaatTCAATTGATGAAGCCTGTGGTTGTACCATCTTGGAAAAATcctagataaaaaattatattataaagaatGGAATAGCAAGATTTTCCTTTTGTGATGTTTCCGGAGCCAGCTTGTTGGACTTATCTgttaataaaaactaataatctttaatatttgtcattgAACTCCTAACCACAAGTTTGATTGCTCTAttctatactttattattattcttacttaattatcattattttttgttattagttGATTAGTCATTGTCATGATTAGCGATTAGATTTTTcatgttcatttttatttttattttttctaaatagcAGCGGTATTTACATAATTGCATAATTAGCAAGTATCCAAACAATCGATAAGGCGTGAACccaaaatcttttaaattatttacaaaatatcaactttaactATTAAACTAAAACATCCTTAGGGAATATCCATATTCAAACAATACTTTTGTTTCTTACACAAGCACCAACATGTTGAGTAGTGTATACGAAAGACATCATCCCAAGAGAGTAAAAGAAAGACATTATTTTGGGTTCAGACtaaatcaattaatacatAGTAGTTTGGTTTTGGCTGAATTATGTTGTAGAGGTGGTGGCTGTGCCTTTATTTtgcattaataattaataaattaatgctGTTCTTGAGAACAAGAACCTAAAGCATTTGAACCAAACCATACCCAATATATGTTTTGTAGATGATGGCATATGACATTGGTACCTCTCTAACTGAACTGAATCTTGTCTGATCATTATTTCATACTAAAAAACATACATAGATCGTCTCGTGAACCAACTTAggattttttaatacaatccCCCTAACTATTCTGAGATGCTTGCTATTAATTAATGGTGGGTGATCCAATTTGAAGCAAAGCACCCCGAGCCCACAATATAATATAGCTTCtgattgaaatataataaaatatttatgaaaaattctaatccaAATGCAGCAGTAAGACCTGAACAACAAGAAGAAAGCACACTCTGCATTTTGAAGGGTAGCTGTGAATGCAAGTGAACTAGTCCCATAAAGTTGGTATACAAGCAGTCCATAGTCCATACAGATTAGTAAGTGTACCGTCTTTACATTCAAATCAACATATGACTACAGTTGGGCTGATTAAAACCACCAGAGAAGGGCAAAAACTGAATGCTCACAGGTGGAGCATAACGTGAAACCAGAGCTCCAAACAACTTCTCAACACCAACGAATTTGGGTACTACATCAACACTGTAAGCAACGTTAGATCGTTCATAcaagtatatatgtatatattccaTATCACTCGCTCTCTACACAATACAAGGAATCCATTGGCAACAGCTTCATGGAGATTACTATAAGACACAAAGTTTGTGAAGTTTGAGCACAACTCAGTCCGCATGCTGTCTTCTTAATAAAGATATGGAACATCAGTTATCACAACGAGAAAGTTCGACATCCATTCTGTGGAAAACAAAGTTTATCTATTTCTAACAATTTCAATGTGGCCAGGGCAATCTATGTCAGAATTATAAGGTAGAAGAACTGTGTAAAGTGCCAACCACTTGTCTGTAAAACCTATTacttattcaataatttagcTTGCATTAGACTTTTTAACCTGGTAGCGAATACATGAAAATCAGTGTTATTCTCCCGATAAAATGACAGTAGTTGAGCGATTGTATACTCATTTATTTAAGAAGCATTTATCATGATCAATACatgcaaattcaaaattttctaagtaGCAAGATTGCACATATCTTCTTATCTAACACAAAACAGATCCATTGATATCTAAAAACTGAGATGAGACACTGAATTACCAAACATTCCGTTACAGCCACAggacaaaaattttctttaagtACCAAGTCTAGAATTTTCATGTGTCTAGATCCTTtgtataatatctttttatacatatacattCTTAATCTTCTAAAGGAGTAATAGAAACAACAGCGGCACATGCCAAAAGCAGCTTTTCTTTTAACAAGGTTAAGCTGCTAACCTCAAGCTCATCCTGCAGTTAGACGACATAAACAACATGAGGAACCTTCCCATCATCAAAAGGCAAGCTCACATACTCCCGTGCAAATTCTTCTGCAATCTCAAATGCCAACTCTCCGTGCAAGGCTTTGCAATACATGAACAACACGGCGTTTGCAGCTATACCGTAAAGCATCAAAATTGTCATAAAACCCGTGTAAACAACCGTCTGAAAAATGAATGCCCAGCTAACCCAGCCCTCTCTAATTCCACCCACATCAGGCACCAAACTAGAGCACGACATAGCCAACAGACCAAGCAATACTCCGAACAACATAATCATGGAAAACGCAACCCGTCTCATCCCTTTCACCAAATACGAGCTCCTTTTCAAGGGTGCCAAACCCCATTGCGATTCCACAACCACCACCACATTCGACAAATACCACTCCACCTGCAAGTAAATCAATAAACCCACAAGCAAAACAACGATCAAGATAACAAAGCCCCGAAAATATACATTCTCGTAGTCGATTTCAACCCCGAATAAAGCAAATCCACTATACACCAACACCGTGAAACCCCCAAAAGCAAAGGCAATCAATCCCACAATTATCTGGGTGAGGATCTGGGTCGCAGCCAGGGGGAAAAACGAAAAGAGAATAGACTTAATTGAGGAAACAAACTTCACGGGCCTGCCGTAGAATCCGTGGAAGGTGCTGTAGGTGACAGAGGCGGTAGCGCAAAGGGAGAAAAGGAGAACAAAGAGCCCGTAAAGAAGTGGGAGAAGGAGACgggatttttcaatttggggGATATCTGGTTCGGGCGAAGAAAAGAAGTAAAGGGATTGGTGATAATTGGAAACAGTTGAAGGGGAGCGTGAAAGAGAAGGGTAGACGATgagagagaaggagagagGGAGGAGAAAGAGAACAGAGAGGGCCAAGAAATGACGGGAGTAAGCGTTGATTATACGCTTGGTTTCGGAGAGTACTCCACAGAGGTTTAGGCTATGGGTAGCCATGATCGATGGCAGAGGAAGGAGATGTataagagagagagtgagagagaagaCGATGGAGCGCAGAGATGAGACTGTTCGAGGATTTTGTCCAGTTCCATCAACTACTCATTCATTCTTCCCCGCTTATAAttccataatatttatatatatgaaataaaatgataattagaCAGCAGTATAGTTAATATAGTATagtattcaattatttttacaagtgATTCGAAGCCTACTCCTCGTGTGTATtcaatttaaaacattttattatatttatttcataaaattaaattaactagataatagatcaaaattaatatgaaagaaaattt includes:
- the LOC105164811 gene encoding uncharacterized protein LOC105164811, which produces MATHSLNLCGVLSETKRIINAYSRHFLALSVLFLLPLSFSLIVYPSLSRSPSTVSNYHQSLYFFSSPEPDIPQIEKSRLLLPLLYGLFVLLFSLCATASVTYSTFHGFYGRPVKFVSSIKSILFSFFPLAATQILTQIIVGLIAFAFGGFTVLVYSGFALFGVEIDYENVYFRGFVILIVVLLVGLLIYLQVEWYLSNVVVVVESQWGLAPLKRSSYLVKGMRRVAFSMIMLFGVLLGLLAMSCSSLVPDVGGIREGWVSWAFIFQTVVYTGFMTILMLYGIAANAVLFMYCKALHGELAFEIAEEFAREYVSLPFDDGKVPHVVYVV